One window of the Oceanicaulis sp. genome contains the following:
- the lipB gene encoding lipoyl(octanoyl) transferase LipB translates to MSEHAQQLPPAGWAVSAARVPYPEAVAFMEARAEQIARGEAGELVWLLEHDPLYTAGTSAQETDLRDPGRFPVFKTGRGGEYTYHGPGQRVAYVMLDLTRRGRDARKFVRDLEDWIIGALGRFNVEGERRCGRVGVWVDRTQPGGMEREDKIAAIGIRLRRWVSFHGIALNVEPDLSHFGGITPCGITDPRYGVTSLVDLGLPVTMEDADDALKQSFQAVFGPVKDVAAPY, encoded by the coding sequence ATGTCCGAGCATGCACAGCAGCTTCCGCCCGCCGGATGGGCCGTTTCGGCCGCCCGCGTTCCCTACCCCGAGGCGGTCGCTTTCATGGAAGCGCGCGCCGAACAGATCGCCCGCGGCGAAGCGGGCGAACTCGTCTGGCTGCTCGAACACGACCCGCTCTACACCGCAGGCACGAGCGCGCAGGAGACCGACCTGCGCGATCCGGGGCGGTTTCCCGTGTTCAAGACCGGCCGCGGCGGGGAGTACACCTATCACGGGCCGGGACAGCGGGTGGCCTATGTGATGCTCGATCTGACCAGACGCGGCCGCGACGCGCGCAAATTCGTCCGCGATCTGGAAGACTGGATCATCGGCGCGCTCGGCCGCTTCAATGTCGAGGGCGAGCGGCGCTGCGGCCGGGTCGGGGTGTGGGTGGACCGCACGCAGCCTGGAGGGATGGAGCGCGAGGACAAGATCGCCGCGATCGGGATCAGGCTGCGCCGATGGGTCAGCTTTCACGGGATCGCGCTCAACGTCGAACCCGATCTTTCCCATTTCGGCGGCATCACGCCCTGCGGCATCACCGATCCGCGCTACGGGGTGACCAGCCTGGTCGACCTGGGGCTTCCCGTGACCATGGAGGACGCCGACGACGCGCTGAAACAGAGCTTTCAGGCCGTGTTCGGCCCGGTGAAGGACGTCGCCGCGCCGTATTGA
- a CDS encoding DUF805 domain-containing protein, which translates to MSIAHALFVPNGRISKGGFATGAIILIVIGFVSGIIPLFMSMAAATGITTLLGIVVAYCWVALWIKRFHQGGMSGWWTVLVVIVWMIANYAVGQAVILMSGIDMSAMQGSTNFSEIMAMSQEIARETALPTAIANAVVSAIFAFGLNAFLKSEAGENKYGPAPQ; encoded by the coding sequence ATGAGCATCGCACACGCGCTTTTCGTCCCGAACGGACGCATCTCCAAGGGCGGCTTCGCCACCGGCGCGATCATCCTGATCGTGATCGGCTTCGTCAGCGGGATCATCCCGCTCTTCATGAGCATGGCGGCGGCGACCGGGATCACGACGCTCCTAGGGATCGTCGTGGCCTATTGCTGGGTCGCGCTCTGGATCAAACGCTTCCATCAGGGCGGCATGTCGGGCTGGTGGACCGTGCTGGTCGTGATCGTCTGGATGATCGCGAACTACGCGGTCGGCCAGGCGGTGATCCTGATGTCGGGGATCGACATGTCGGCCATGCAGGGCTCGACCAACTTCTCCGAGATCATGGCCATGAGCCAGGAGATCGCGCGCGAGACCGCACTGCCGACCGCGATCGCGAACGCGGTCGTCTCGGCGATCTTCGCCTTCGGCCTGAACGCGTTCCTGAAGAGCGAAGCCGGCGAGAACAAGTACGGCCCGGCGCCGCAATAA
- the mgtE gene encoding magnesium transporter gives MAEPGLYEDPAEKAADPDAEYELVVAVGEAIRAEDPAGVRGLFEDMHPADIADAIEQLTREQQQALAEMAPDVFSGEVLSELAFDTRSDVVDALEPGHIAEALTELDSDDKTLVVEELDEEKRAAVLAAVSDEDRQYLESSLAFEEETAGRLMQREFVAAPLFWTVGHTIDHMRNTGEELPDLFFEVFIVDEQFRPIGAVPVSRLMRSQRETPLAEIMVPTKIIIRPEDDQEDAAYVFEKYHLISAPVVDDAGRLAGMLTVDDMVDVIQEENKEDMLALAGVNEAGQADTVWTSVKARAPWLLVNLGTAVVASAVIALFDEAIAQLVALAVLMPIVASMGGNAGTQSLAVAVRAIASRDLTMSNSMRVVIRELAAGTLNGVIFAIVMGVVAALWFQDWNLGWVIAVSMVITLACAGLAGILVPLGLRRMGADPAVASSVFVTTVTDVVGFFVFLGLGALVLL, from the coding sequence ATGGCTGAGCCCGGCCTTTACGAAGACCCTGCGGAAAAAGCCGCCGATCCGGACGCCGAGTACGAGCTCGTCGTCGCCGTAGGCGAGGCGATTCGAGCCGAAGATCCCGCCGGCGTGCGCGGGCTGTTCGAGGACATGCACCCAGCCGACATCGCCGACGCGATCGAGCAGCTGACCCGGGAGCAGCAGCAGGCGCTGGCGGAAATGGCGCCGGACGTGTTCTCGGGCGAAGTGCTGTCCGAACTGGCGTTCGACACGCGCAGCGACGTCGTCGACGCGCTCGAGCCCGGCCATATCGCCGAGGCGCTGACCGAGCTTGATTCAGACGACAAGACGCTGGTCGTCGAGGAGCTCGACGAGGAAAAGCGCGCCGCGGTGCTCGCCGCGGTCTCCGACGAGGACCGGCAATACCTGGAATCCTCGCTCGCCTTCGAGGAGGAGACCGCCGGCCGCCTGATGCAGCGCGAGTTCGTCGCCGCGCCGCTGTTCTGGACGGTGGGTCACACGATCGACCATATGCGCAACACCGGCGAGGAGCTGCCAGACCTGTTCTTCGAGGTGTTCATCGTCGACGAGCAGTTCCGGCCGATCGGCGCGGTGCCGGTCAGCCGGCTGATGCGCTCGCAGCGCGAAACGCCGCTCGCCGAGATCATGGTCCCCACCAAGATCATCATCCGCCCCGAGGACGATCAGGAGGACGCCGCCTACGTCTTCGAAAAATACCACCTGATCAGCGCGCCTGTGGTCGACGACGCCGGCAGGCTCGCCGGGATGCTGACCGTCGACGACATGGTCGACGTCATCCAGGAAGAGAACAAGGAAGACATGCTCGCGCTCGCCGGCGTGAACGAGGCCGGTCAGGCCGACACGGTCTGGACGTCTGTGAAGGCGCGCGCGCCCTGGCTCCTGGTCAATCTGGGCACGGCGGTCGTCGCCTCGGCGGTGATCGCGCTTTTCGACGAGGCCATCGCCCAGCTCGTCGCGCTCGCCGTGCTGATGCCGATCGTCGCCTCGATGGGCGGCAACGCCGGCACCCAGTCGCTGGCTGTCGCGGTGCGCGCGATCGCCTCGCGGGACCTAACCATGTCGAACTCCATGCGGGTGGTGATCCGCGAGCTTGCAGCGGGCACGCTGAACGGCGTCATCTTCGCGATCGTGATGGGCGTGGTGGCCGCGCTGTGGTTCCAGGACTGGAATCTGGGCTGGGTCATCGCGGTGTCGATGGTGATCACGCTGGCCTGCGCGGGGCTGGCTGGAATCCTCGTGCCGCTGGGCCTTCGGCGCATGGGCGCGGACCCGGCGGTGGCCAGCTCGGTCTTCGTGACGACTGTCACCGACGTGGTGGGATTCTTCGTCTTTCTCGGACTCGGCGCCCTTGTTCTGCTTTAA
- a CDS encoding FliM/FliN family flagellar motor switch protein yields MSQLGAVQVEISVLLGRSQLPIHQFLRMGRGAVIPLDAAEHDEVWILANNHPIARGEIVIQGDRVAVSITEACDVHDYWAA; encoded by the coding sequence ATGAGCCAGCTCGGCGCCGTACAGGTCGAAATCAGCGTGCTTCTCGGCCGCTCCCAACTGCCGATCCACCAGTTCCTGCGCATGGGACGCGGCGCGGTGATTCCGCTCGACGCCGCCGAGCATGACGAGGTCTGGATCCTGGCCAACAACCATCCGATCGCGCGCGGCGAGATCGTGATCCAGGGCGATCGGGTCGCGGTGTCGATCACCGAAGCCTGCGACGTGCACGATTACTGGGCGGCCTGA